Within Lactobacillus amylovorus DSM 20531, the genomic segment AAGGAGATAAATCTAAGATTAAATGAAAATCCCTTTCTAGTTCTGTTTCTTAATCAATAGTAAGAAACAGTGGGAGCGCCCATTATAGTGCCAACGTATCGCCATATTTTTTATGGCCGCACGTGAAAGGTATTGTTAGAAATAGCAATATGAATAAAGGGTGGTACCACGCTAGAGCGTCCCTCAGTCAAAGATATTTTGGCTGGGGGACTTTTTTTGTGATCAGACTTATTTTTTCAGGAGGAGAAGACATGAAAGATCTCGAATCTCAAAAGTTGACCTGGAAGCAATATTTAGTCGTTGCTTCTCTATTATTTGGATTATTCTTTGGGGCAGGAAACCTAATTTTCCCACTTCATTTAGGCCAATTGGCTGGTTCCAACTGGGGTACAGCCACTGTTGGTTTTCTGATCACCGGTGTATTGTTGCCATTACTTTCTGTATTGGCAGTCGCAATCACTCGTTCAGAAGGTGTTTATGACATTGGTAAACCGCTTGGTGCAGGATTTGCCGTAGTCTTTATGGTATTGATCCACGCAACAATCGGACCATTGTTTGGTACACCAAGAACTGCAACTGTTTCATTTACAGTAGGTGTAGCACCATTCATCCCCAAGAATATGCAGACTCCAGCTTTATTAATATTCTCTGCCTTATTCTTTGTTGCCGCATTTGCCTTTTCATATCATGAAAACAACATCTTATCTAACGTTGGTAAAGTTTTAAACCCTTTATTCTTGGCCTTGCTTTTCTTAGTATTCGTTGTCGCATTTGTAAACCCATTAGGTAATCCACAAACTGCAGCTGTAACAGGAGCTTACAAGCACTCAGCTTTAGTTAATGGATTCTTAGAAGGTTACAACACAATGGATGCCTTGGCTGGTTTGGCCTTCGGCGTAACTGTAGTAACGGCTGTACGTGGAATGGGACAAAAAGACGCAAAAAGCGTATCAAAAGTTGTTGCTAAATCAGGGGTGGTAGCTGTAGCTGCCATCGGCTTAATCTACTTATTGCTCATCTTGATGGGTGAAATGTCACTTGGTAAGTTTAATGTTTCTGACAACGGTGGTGTTGCTTTTAACCAAATCGTTAACTACTATGGTGGTATGTTTGGTCAAGCGTTGCTTGCATTCTTGTTAACTATTACTTGCTTGACTACAGCTGTAGGTTTGGTTGCCGCATTTGCTCAAGATTTCCATAAGCATTTTCCAAAGGTAAGCTACCATGCATGGCTTGCACTTAGCTGCTTGGCATCATTCTTAACTGCTAACTTCGGTTTGGATCAAATCATCGCTTGGTCAACCCCAATGCTTATGTTCCTATATCCTTTATCAATGGTATTGATCATCCTTTCAGTTTTCTCACCATTATTTAAGAAAGATGGCGTTGTTTACTTCTTTGTAATCTTGTTCACTGTTGTTCCTGCATTAGGTGATATGGTAGTGGCTTTTCCAAGCGTAGTTAGCCAAAGTAGTTTTGGTTTGACAGTAGCTTCATGGAGAAACGCATTGCCACTTGCAAACATGGAATTGTCATGGCTTGTTCCAGCTTTGGTTGGTGCGGTAATCGGTTTGGCAGTTCACTTTGTAAGAGGACAAAAAGTTGCTCAAGTTGAAGACGAATTAGAATAAGTAATAAATCCTTTTCTCTATGGGGAGTTGGAGAGAAGGATTTTTTATTTTTGTCTTAAAATAGATGTGAAAGTTCAGGTGACAAAAATTGCAAAACAGATGGGATCATCGCAGTAATATTTTCATCAGTAAAAAGATGTCCCATTGTTTACGACATAATCCAGGCAAATATGGTTTAAAGTTAGACAAATACGGCTTTGTCGATCTACAAGACTTCCTAGATGCAATGAATAGAATGCACCATTTTCAGCCGAAATTAAGAAGCCTACAGATGCTATTATTAGAATTCTTCGTGCTTGTGTTTGTGGTTCTGACTTATGGTGGTACCGTGGTATTGCAAAACGTGAATCAGGCACTACAGTAGGTCACGAAGCAATCGGTATCGTTGAAGAAGTCGGTAGCGATGTTGTTGCTGTTCATCCAGGTGACTTTGTCATCGCCCCATTTACTCATGGTTGTGGTAAATGTGCGGCATGTCGCGCCGGATTTGATGGTTCATGCTTAGAACCAACCGAAGGACCAAACGGTGGTTACCAAGGTGAATACCTTAGATTTGAACATGCTAACTGGGCATTAGTTAAGATCCCTGGCAAGCCAGAAGATTACACTGACGCACAACTTAATAACTTCTTGACCTTGGCTGATGTTATGGCCACTGGTTATCACTCAGCTGCTAGTGCTGAAGTTAATGAAGGTGACACTGTAGCAGTTATCGGTGACGGTGCTGTAGGTCTTTGTGGTGTTATCGGTGCAAGACTTCGTGGCGCTAAGAGAATTATCTTGATGAGTCACCATGAAGACCGTGCAAAGTTAGGTCGTGAATTTGGTGCAACTGACATTGTTTCTGAGCGTGGCGATGACGCTATCAAGAAGGTTATGGAATTAACTAACAGCGTTGGCGTTGACGCAGTTCAAGAATGTGTTGGTGCAGTTAGTGCTATTGAACAAGCTGGTAAGATCGCTCGTCCAGATGCCGTAATTGGTCGTGTTGGTGTTCCTCAAACTGAACCATCATCAAAAACTTTATTCTGGAAGAACATTGGTCTTCGTGGTGGTATTGCTAATGTTACTAC encodes:
- a CDS encoding RNA 2'-phosphotransferase; translation: MQNRWDHRSNIFISKKMSHCLRHNPGKYGLKLDKYGFVDLQDFLDAMNRMHHFQPKLRSLQMLLLEFFVLVFVVLTYGGTVVLQNVNQALQ
- the brnQ gene encoding branched-chain amino acid transport system II carrier protein, with product MKDLESQKLTWKQYLVVASLLFGLFFGAGNLIFPLHLGQLAGSNWGTATVGFLITGVLLPLLSVLAVAITRSEGVYDIGKPLGAGFAVVFMVLIHATIGPLFGTPRTATVSFTVGVAPFIPKNMQTPALLIFSALFFVAAFAFSYHENNILSNVGKVLNPLFLALLFLVFVVAFVNPLGNPQTAAVTGAYKHSALVNGFLEGYNTMDALAGLAFGVTVVTAVRGMGQKDAKSVSKVVAKSGVVAVAAIGLIYLLLILMGEMSLGKFNVSDNGGVAFNQIVNYYGGMFGQALLAFLLTITCLTTAVGLVAAFAQDFHKHFPKVSYHAWLALSCLASFLTANFGLDQIIAWSTPMLMFLYPLSMVLIILSVFSPLFKKDGVVYFFVILFTVVPALGDMVVAFPSVVSQSSFGLTVASWRNALPLANMELSWLVPALVGAVIGLAVHFVRGQKVAQVEDELE